Proteins from one Pseudoliparis swirei isolate HS2019 ecotype Mariana Trench chromosome 22, NWPU_hadal_v1, whole genome shotgun sequence genomic window:
- the cacng8b gene encoding voltage-dependent calcium channel gamma-4 subunit isoform X1: MESKDRNTAAGMVCEKGIQILLTIVGAFASFGLMTVAIGTDYWLYSRALICNSTANVTQDDPHNKDKKDPGALTHSGLWRICCLEGVKRGVCSQINHFPEDADFDHDGAEYVLRVVRASNIFPILSAILLLMGGLCIAASRFYKSKRNIILGAGILFVAAGLSNIIGVIVYISAALGDISPKKDEDKKWQYSYGWSFYFGGLSFIMAEMVGVLAVNIYIEKNKELRCRSRTDIFKSTTHAMLRLPSYRFRRRSRSSSRSTDPSRSRDPSPVGGGGSKNFGLPPSSLLSQGPISVSTLPNPHSRSHTALAGGDISLYTLSRDPKMGGLPPMYGTVDRATLYQLHNCFPKDGGGGGVMMSGTLPSLKSHNPSNSSNSNAPMPNSVGSGPPPFTSSTVDRERGMGTLDRLKGDRESNSNTLNRKTTPV; encoded by the exons ATGGAGTCGAAGGATAGAAACACGGCGGCAG GCATGGTGTGTGAGAAGGGGATTCAGATCCTTCTCACCATCGTCGGGGCCTTTGCTTCCTTCGGCCTGATGACGGTGGCAATAGGGACGGACTACTGGCTGTACTCCCGGGCCCTCATCTGCAACAGCACAGCCAACGTTACCCAGGACGACCCCCATAACAAGGACAAGAAGGATCCGGGGGCGCTCACCCACTCTGGATTGTGGAGGATATGCTGCCTGGAAG GAGTAAAGAGAGGAGTGTGTTCTCAGATCAACCACTTCCCAGAAGATGCAGACTTTGACCATGATGGGGCAGAGTACGTTCTAC GGGTCGTCAGGGCTTCCAACATCTTCCCGATCCTCAGTGCCATCCTGCTGCTGATGGGGGGGCTTTGCATCGCTGCTAGCCGCTTCTATAAGAGCAAAAGAAACATCATCCTGGGGGCAGGAATTCTCTTTGTGGCTGCAG GCCTCAGTAACATCATTGGTGTGATTGTGTACATCTCGGCCGCACTGGGGGACATCTCACCGAAGAAGGACGAGGATAAGAAGTGGCAGTACTCCTACGGTTGGTCCTTTTACTTTGGGGGTCTCTCCTTCATCATGGCCGAGATGGTGGGGGTGCTCGCTGTTAACATCTACATCGAGAAGAACAAGGAGCTGCGCTGCCGGTCACGCACCGACATTTTCAAGAGCACCACGCACGCCATGCTCCGCCTGCCCAGCTACCGCTTCCGCCGCCGCTCCCGCTCTTCGTCCCGCTCCACCGACCCCTCCCGCTCCCGAGACCCCTCACCTGTAGGGGGAGGCGGGAGCAAGAACTTCGGCCTGCCCCCCTCTTCGCTGCTTTCCCAGGGCCCCATTTCAGTATCTACCTTACCGAACCCCCACTCTCGCTCCCACACGGCCCTGGCTGGAGGCGACATCTCTCTCTACACGTTGTCCCGTGACCCCAAAATGGGGGGTTTGCCGCCCATGTATGGAACGGTGGACAGGGCCACACTCTACCAGCTCCACAACTGCTTCCCAAaggatggaggtggtgggggagtgATGATGAGCGGTACACTTCCATCGCTTAAGTCCCACAACCCTTCCAACTCTTCCAACTCCAACGCGCCGATGCCCAACTCGGTGGGCTCCGGCCCTCCACCCTTCACCTCGTCCACAGTAGACAGGGAGCGAGGGATGGGGACTCTGGACAGGCTGAAGGGGGACAGGGAGAGCAACTCTAACACCCTCAATAGGAAGACAACGCCTGTGTAG
- the cacng8b gene encoding voltage-dependent calcium channel gamma-4 subunit isoform X2 — translation MLPGRATCGHITAHPTSVSLSFRLCLFHLHPSFPQSISNSGVLSSSCVSIPPFVCLSTCKTPAGVKRGVCSQINHFPEDADFDHDGAEYVLRVVRASNIFPILSAILLLMGGLCIAASRFYKSKRNIILGAGILFVAAGLSNIIGVIVYISAALGDISPKKDEDKKWQYSYGWSFYFGGLSFIMAEMVGVLAVNIYIEKNKELRCRSRTDIFKSTTHAMLRLPSYRFRRRSRSSSRSTDPSRSRDPSPVGGGGSKNFGLPPSSLLSQGPISVSTLPNPHSRSHTALAGGDISLYTLSRDPKMGGLPPMYGTVDRATLYQLHNCFPKDGGGGGVMMSGTLPSLKSHNPSNSSNSNAPMPNSVGSGPPPFTSSTVDRERGMGTLDRLKGDRESNSNTLNRKTTPV, via the exons ATGCTGCCTGGAAG AGCAACCTGTGGACATATAACAGCTCATCCCACATCTGTCAGTCTCTCCTTCCGTCTGTGTCTCTTTCACCTCCATCCATCTTTCCCACAATCCATCAGCAACAGTGGTGTGCTGTCATCATCGTGCGTCAGCATCCCTCCGTTCGTCTGTCTGTCTACATGCAAGACCCCGGCGG GAGTAAAGAGAGGAGTGTGTTCTCAGATCAACCACTTCCCAGAAGATGCAGACTTTGACCATGATGGGGCAGAGTACGTTCTAC GGGTCGTCAGGGCTTCCAACATCTTCCCGATCCTCAGTGCCATCCTGCTGCTGATGGGGGGGCTTTGCATCGCTGCTAGCCGCTTCTATAAGAGCAAAAGAAACATCATCCTGGGGGCAGGAATTCTCTTTGTGGCTGCAG GCCTCAGTAACATCATTGGTGTGATTGTGTACATCTCGGCCGCACTGGGGGACATCTCACCGAAGAAGGACGAGGATAAGAAGTGGCAGTACTCCTACGGTTGGTCCTTTTACTTTGGGGGTCTCTCCTTCATCATGGCCGAGATGGTGGGGGTGCTCGCTGTTAACATCTACATCGAGAAGAACAAGGAGCTGCGCTGCCGGTCACGCACCGACATTTTCAAGAGCACCACGCACGCCATGCTCCGCCTGCCCAGCTACCGCTTCCGCCGCCGCTCCCGCTCTTCGTCCCGCTCCACCGACCCCTCCCGCTCCCGAGACCCCTCACCTGTAGGGGGAGGCGGGAGCAAGAACTTCGGCCTGCCCCCCTCTTCGCTGCTTTCCCAGGGCCCCATTTCAGTATCTACCTTACCGAACCCCCACTCTCGCTCCCACACGGCCCTGGCTGGAGGCGACATCTCTCTCTACACGTTGTCCCGTGACCCCAAAATGGGGGGTTTGCCGCCCATGTATGGAACGGTGGACAGGGCCACACTCTACCAGCTCCACAACTGCTTCCCAAaggatggaggtggtgggggagtgATGATGAGCGGTACACTTCCATCGCTTAAGTCCCACAACCCTTCCAACTCTTCCAACTCCAACGCGCCGATGCCCAACTCGGTGGGCTCCGGCCCTCCACCCTTCACCTCGTCCACAGTAGACAGGGAGCGAGGGATGGGGACTCTGGACAGGCTGAAGGGGGACAGGGAGAGCAACTCTAACACCCTCAATAGGAAGACAACGCCTGTGTAG